The following proteins come from a genomic window of Geomonas sp. RF6:
- a CDS encoding inositol monophosphatase family protein: protein MFSEGNLQRYLEAAVGAAREAGKLQKELLWSDFSISHKGEVDLVTEVDRRCEEMVVARLREATPDFGFLAEENQYQDGSTSHRWVIDPVDGTTNYAHGFPWFCVSIALEVEGSPVLGVIYHVMMDELFTAIRGKGAYLNGKKMQVSQHEPLKGCLLATGFPYDRTWDNENNFNHFCAFHMETRGVRRAGAAALDLAYVAAGRLDGFWECKLKPWDVAAGVLLVAEAGGVVTNYAGEAYSIYDHRVVASNGRIHKDMIGVLARSSGG, encoded by the coding sequence ATGTTTTCTGAAGGTAATCTGCAACGGTATCTGGAGGCGGCGGTCGGTGCCGCCCGGGAAGCGGGGAAGCTCCAGAAGGAGCTACTCTGGAGCGATTTCTCCATCTCTCACAAGGGGGAGGTTGACCTCGTCACCGAGGTGGACCGTCGCTGCGAGGAGATGGTGGTGGCGAGGCTGAGGGAGGCTACCCCCGATTTCGGCTTCCTTGCCGAAGAGAACCAGTACCAGGACGGGAGCACGAGCCACAGGTGGGTCATCGACCCTGTCGACGGCACCACCAACTATGCGCACGGGTTCCCCTGGTTCTGCGTCTCCATAGCGCTTGAGGTGGAAGGCTCACCCGTCCTCGGGGTGATCTACCACGTCATGATGGACGAGCTTTTCACCGCCATCAGGGGGAAGGGGGCGTACCTGAACGGCAAAAAGATGCAGGTCTCGCAGCACGAGCCGCTGAAGGGGTGCCTGCTCGCCACCGGCTTCCCCTACGACCGGACCTGGGACAACGAGAACAACTTCAACCACTTCTGCGCCTTTCACATGGAGACGCGGGGCGTGCGGCGGGCGGGGGCGGCGGCACTCGACCTGGCGTATGTGGCCGCCGGCAGGCTGGACGGCTTTTGGGAGTGCAAGCTGAAACCGTGGGACGTCGCGGCGGGAGTCCTTCTCGTCGCCGAGGCAGGCGGGGTCGTCACCAATTATGCGGGAGAGGCGTATTCCATTTACGACCATCGGGTCGTTGCTTCCAACGGCAGGATACATAAAGACATGATAGGGGTGTTGGCGCGTTCGTCGGGGGGGTAG
- a CDS encoding Na+/H+ antiporter NhaA — protein MGKHLNLLREFSIPLLSGVALALFWANLYPESYHHFVHAPRFLRFDLHFLTNDLFMVLFFGIAAAEITESCLPGGDLNPPRKALNALAATAGGVIGPAVVYLALNAVFGSPLLVKGWGIPTATDIALAWLVARAIFGRHHPAVAFLLLLAIADDAIGLIIIALFYPNPHQPPEPVWLLLIPCGMIFAWLVRRARVQWYMPYLVVGGCACWTGLYLGNLHPALALACVVPFLPHATRERAHLFEEDEREDSPLARFVRHWRLPVDFGMFLFGLVNAGVLFSGVSVVTWLVFLGLLVGKTGGIVTASLVAGRLGWTRPRGMGRLDLVLVALIAGIGFTVSLFIAGEAFADPLLQEGAKMGALFSIAIAIPAFAVARLCKVRRRGVGKF, from the coding sequence GTGGGCAAGCATCTGAATCTTCTGCGCGAGTTTTCCATCCCCCTCCTTTCAGGGGTGGCGCTCGCCCTTTTCTGGGCGAACCTTTACCCCGAGTCTTACCACCATTTCGTGCATGCCCCGCGTTTTCTCCGCTTCGACCTGCACTTTCTTACCAACGACCTCTTTATGGTCCTCTTCTTCGGTATCGCTGCGGCGGAAATCACGGAGAGTTGCCTGCCGGGGGGGGACCTCAATCCTCCGAGGAAGGCGCTGAACGCCTTGGCCGCGACCGCGGGAGGGGTGATCGGCCCCGCCGTCGTGTACCTTGCGCTGAACGCCGTATTCGGTTCGCCGCTGCTGGTGAAAGGGTGGGGCATTCCGACCGCCACCGACATCGCCCTCGCGTGGCTCGTGGCGCGCGCGATATTCGGGCGCCATCACCCGGCGGTGGCCTTCCTCCTCCTGCTGGCGATCGCCGACGACGCCATCGGGCTTATCATCATCGCCCTTTTCTACCCCAATCCGCATCAGCCGCCGGAGCCGGTGTGGCTCCTTCTCATCCCCTGCGGGATGATCTTCGCCTGGCTCGTGCGCCGGGCGCGCGTCCAGTGGTACATGCCGTACCTGGTCGTCGGCGGCTGTGCATGCTGGACCGGGCTATACCTCGGCAATCTCCACCCGGCTCTCGCCCTTGCCTGCGTCGTCCCCTTCCTTCCCCACGCGACGCGGGAACGGGCGCATCTTTTCGAGGAGGACGAGCGGGAGGACTCGCCGCTGGCGCGGTTCGTGCGGCACTGGCGCCTTCCCGTGGACTTCGGGATGTTCCTCTTCGGGCTCGTTAATGCCGGAGTCCTTTTCTCGGGGGTCTCCGTAGTGACATGGCTTGTCTTTCTTGGCCTCCTGGTCGGTAAGACGGGCGGCATTGTCACCGCGAGCCTCGTCGCCGGGCGTCTTGGCTGGACGCGGCCGCGCGGCATGGGGAGGCTCGACCTGGTCCTCGTGGCGCTGATAGCAGGCATAGGGTTCACCGTTTCCCTCTTCATCGCGGGGGAGGCCTTCGCAGATCCGCTCCTGCAGGAAGGGGCGAAGATGGGGGCGCTCTTCAGCATTGCCATAGCGATCCCGGCGTTTGCGGTAGCCCGGCTGTGCAAGGTCAGGCGGCGAGGGGTCGGGAAATTTTGA
- a CDS encoding universal stress protein: MICLRKKILVAMDGSPLSDKAGEEAIRMAAGTPSRFKSKVFALLVIPEEDSESPADLEPADPEAETDEWHDPKERIFNVILKQASDEGVDLETAVAHGDPAEEILRLAQQEEIDVIIIGSTGKGFLKRKVIGSVSHKVVKGAKCSVYLVR, from the coding sequence ATGATTTGCCTGCGTAAGAAGATTCTCGTCGCCATGGATGGTTCTCCTCTTTCCGATAAGGCCGGGGAGGAGGCGATCCGTATGGCTGCCGGGACACCGAGCAGGTTCAAAAGCAAGGTCTTTGCGCTCCTGGTGATCCCGGAGGAAGATAGCGAGAGTCCTGCCGACCTGGAACCTGCCGACCCTGAGGCCGAGACCGACGAGTGGCATGATCCGAAGGAGCGGATCTTCAACGTCATCTTGAAGCAGGCCTCCGACGAAGGGGTCGACCTCGAAACGGCGGTGGCGCACGGGGACCCTGCCGAAGAAATTCTCCGTCTCGCGCAGCAGGAAGAGATCGACGTCATCATCATCGGCAGCACCGGGAAAGGGTTCCTGAAGCGCAAGGTGATTGGAAGCGTTTCCCACAAGGTCGTAAAGGGCGCCAAGTGCTCTGTCTACCTCGTACGGTAG
- a CDS encoding P-II family nitrogen regulator, protein MKLIEAIIKPFKLDEVKDSLNAIGIEGITVTEVKGFGRQKGHTELYRGAEYVVDFIPKVKLEIAVSDELVPKVVEAIEQTAKTGRIGDGKIFIFSLEEAVRIRTGEKGEEAI, encoded by the coding sequence ATGAAGCTTATAGAGGCGATTATCAAGCCGTTCAAGCTTGATGAGGTGAAGGACTCCCTGAATGCCATAGGGATCGAGGGGATCACCGTAACCGAAGTCAAAGGTTTCGGTCGGCAGAAAGGGCACACGGAGCTTTACCGGGGAGCGGAATACGTCGTCGACTTTATTCCGAAGGTAAAGCTGGAGATCGCTGTGAGCGACGAGCTGGTGCCGAAGGTTGTAGAGGCGATCGAGCAGACGGCAAAGACGGGGAGGATCGGGGATGGAAAGATCTTCATCTTCTCACTTGAGGAAGCCGTACGGATCAGAACCGGTGAAAAAGGCGAAGAAGCCATCTAA
- a CDS encoding ferritin family protein translates to MSAMEGALRRKEEVKRYYQNATAGLPETSGQLFAMLAEDEERHRLAISDLEQGAQATLHPSATLEKARFILRRLSFVDAASGDHEELEVFYRAMDMEAASAERYARLAEESSGWQKELFRGIAAEEEMHFTLLENLREILDPGP, encoded by the coding sequence ATGAGCGCAATGGAGGGAGCACTCCGCAGGAAAGAGGAAGTGAAGCGGTACTACCAAAACGCCACCGCCGGTCTGCCGGAAACCAGCGGCCAGCTCTTCGCCATGCTGGCGGAAGATGAGGAGCGGCACCGGCTGGCCATATCCGATCTGGAGCAGGGGGCGCAGGCGACCCTTCATCCTTCCGCCACCCTGGAAAAAGCCCGCTTCATCCTCCGGCGGCTGTCGTTTGTGGACGCGGCCTCCGGCGATCATGAAGAGCTGGAGGTCTTCTACCGCGCCATGGACATGGAGGCCGCCAGCGCCGAAAGGTACGCCCGGCTGGCAGAGGAGAGCAGCGGGTGGCAGAAAGAGCTTTTCCGGGGGATAGCAGCGGAAGAGGAGATGCACTTCACCCTGCTGGAAAATCTGCGCGAAATCCTCGATCCGGGACCATAG
- a CDS encoding DUF2156 domain-containing protein: MEIPRYPVSRPLDLEDKPLLDRIFREMQPRISEFTFANLYLFRTVHAYKITALGDAIVILGRGYDGTEYFLPPLGTVEDALDRLLSEGMTLYGAGDPFVERFLQGKDVVIAEDRDSFDYLHLREELATLPGQRYHKKKNRVNYFAARNRYTTEIYEPRHRDLCLELLEEWLRVRTELSDSMIGEAEGTAEALKMSEELGLSGIVVLVEGRVKGFALGEALNAETAVCHFEKGDVFMEGVYQLVNREFARLLFTGMRYVNREQDLGQESLRSAKLSYHPYELVKKYRVTKKG, translated from the coding sequence ATGGAGATACCGCGATATCCCGTATCGAGACCGCTCGACCTTGAAGACAAGCCCCTTCTGGACCGGATCTTCCGGGAGATGCAGCCGCGCATCTCCGAATTCACCTTCGCCAATCTCTATCTCTTCCGCACCGTCCATGCCTACAAGATCACTGCCCTCGGCGACGCCATCGTCATCCTTGGCCGGGGGTATGACGGCACGGAGTACTTCCTGCCGCCGCTGGGGACCGTGGAGGATGCCCTTGACCGCCTTCTTTCCGAGGGGATGACGCTCTACGGCGCCGGGGATCCTTTCGTGGAGCGCTTTTTACAGGGAAAGGATGTGGTAATCGCGGAGGACCGCGACAGCTTCGACTATCTCCACCTGAGGGAGGAGCTGGCGACCCTTCCGGGGCAGAGGTATCACAAGAAGAAAAACAGGGTTAACTACTTTGCAGCCCGCAACCGCTACACCACGGAAATCTACGAGCCGAGACACCGGGATCTTTGCCTGGAGCTTCTCGAAGAATGGCTGCGGGTGCGCACGGAACTTTCCGATTCGATGATTGGCGAGGCGGAGGGGACTGCGGAGGCGTTGAAGATGTCGGAAGAACTCGGCCTCTCGGGGATTGTCGTGCTGGTGGAAGGGCGGGTGAAGGGGTTTGCTCTCGGGGAGGCGCTTAATGCGGAGACGGCCGTCTGCCACTTCGAGAAGGGGGACGTCTTCATGGAGGGGGTCTATCAGCTGGTGAACCGTGAGTTCGCGCGGCTGCTCTTCACGGGGATGCGTTATGTGAACCGGGAGCAGGACCTGGGGCAGGAGAGCCTGCGAAGCGCGAAGCTCTCCTACCATCCGTACGAGCTGGTGAAAAAGTATCGGGTGACGAAGAAGGGGTGA
- a CDS encoding hybrid sensor histidine kinase/response regulator: MITRSSMLLVLLAELLGVAFLLRFISAKLQRRLLDPVRALVQRMEIVAGGKGGGSAEAPRGYDELTLLLTRLEGIITGLADGQAAMAQRSEELEGTVAERTEELSAVNRQLAESLEEVRTAMQQAQALSRTKSDFLAQMSHEIRTPMYAVLGMTELLMNTELSAEQSRFVETVRRSGEALLTIINNILDISKIEAGKMELEIIPFDLGETVADAVQLFCEDAQKKGLVLSYHLDPALPRSFCGDAGRLRQVLVNLVANAVKFTHQGKVDVLVAPAPEAGLVLFQVRDSGIGIEREVQASIFDHFSQADQSMTRRYGGTGLGLAIARQLTELMGGEIGVESEPGQGSTFFFTAHLEPVSECHPASLDAESSLVGKRLLIVGGDGSQREVLLRQAAVWGMEADAAKSSSQALRMIGSAPYDLAILDEEGPEGGGITLARAISNHPAGRWVRLVLLTPAGGAPDAEILNGAGIVSSLQKPVQQGALYEALVCALGMELPAGWGGEGKMSASLSSPLVLVVEDNEVNQEVGRGMLESLGCRVEIAENGIKAIEAVQQKEYDLVFMDCQMPEMDGLEATRTIRSWEKGRRTTIISLTAYAMQGDKERCLAAGADDYLTKPFSRSELSRLLAKYLNGEHTAGGERPPAHEAGLKAPTSRNDAGAGTIGAGAPAAPPPAATAGLDPHSTIPIAAREHVDPSIPSSAPALEIIKTLPGKRGMEILRKVVQLYLDSTPTLLETLREAQSGGDAEKLKAAAHSFKSSSANLGAVRLAGACSDLEALGRAGSTQGALPLLMRVEEEYLAVRDALSGGSLC, translated from the coding sequence GTGATAACTCGATCCTCAATGCTCCTTGTGCTACTTGCCGAGTTGCTCGGCGTCGCCTTCCTGCTCAGGTTCATCTCCGCGAAGCTGCAGAGACGGCTCCTCGACCCGGTCAGGGCGCTCGTGCAGCGTATGGAGATAGTGGCCGGAGGGAAGGGGGGAGGGAGCGCGGAGGCCCCCCGCGGCTATGATGAGCTCACCCTGCTCCTGACTCGCCTGGAAGGGATCATCACCGGGCTCGCCGACGGTCAGGCCGCCATGGCGCAGCGCAGCGAGGAGCTCGAAGGGACCGTGGCGGAAAGGACGGAGGAGCTCTCCGCGGTGAACCGCCAGCTTGCCGAGAGCCTCGAGGAGGTGCGGACGGCGATGCAGCAGGCGCAGGCCCTCAGCCGCACCAAGTCCGACTTCCTCGCCCAGATGAGCCACGAGATCCGCACGCCGATGTACGCGGTGCTGGGGATGACCGAGCTTCTCATGAATACCGAGCTCTCCGCCGAGCAGTCCCGTTTCGTGGAAACGGTGCGCCGCTCCGGAGAGGCCCTCCTCACCATCATCAATAACATCCTCGATATATCGAAAATAGAAGCCGGAAAGATGGAGCTGGAGATCATCCCCTTCGACCTCGGGGAGACGGTCGCAGACGCGGTGCAGCTCTTTTGCGAGGACGCCCAGAAGAAGGGGCTGGTTCTCTCCTACCACCTGGACCCTGCGCTCCCGCGCTCTTTCTGCGGCGATGCCGGGCGGCTCAGGCAGGTCCTGGTGAACCTGGTTGCAAACGCGGTGAAGTTCACCCACCAGGGGAAGGTGGATGTTCTGGTTGCTCCTGCGCCGGAGGCGGGACTCGTCCTCTTCCAGGTGCGCGACTCCGGGATCGGCATCGAGCGCGAGGTACAGGCATCGATCTTCGACCACTTCTCACAGGCCGACCAGTCCATGACCCGCCGCTACGGGGGGACCGGCCTCGGTCTTGCCATCGCACGCCAGCTGACGGAGCTCATGGGGGGTGAGATCGGCGTGGAGAGCGAGCCGGGGCAGGGATCGACCTTCTTCTTCACCGCTCACCTGGAGCCGGTCTCGGAGTGCCACCCCGCGTCACTGGACGCCGAGTCCTCCCTCGTGGGGAAGCGGCTTCTGATAGTCGGCGGGGACGGGAGCCAGCGCGAAGTCCTCCTGCGGCAGGCGGCCGTGTGGGGGATGGAGGCGGACGCTGCCAAGTCTTCTTCCCAGGCGCTGCGCATGATCGGCAGCGCGCCGTACGACCTGGCCATCCTGGACGAGGAGGGGCCGGAGGGGGGCGGCATCACCCTTGCCCGCGCCATCAGCAACCACCCAGCCGGCCGCTGGGTGCGGCTCGTTCTTCTCACCCCCGCCGGGGGCGCCCCGGACGCCGAGATCCTCAATGGCGCCGGCATCGTCTCCTCCCTTCAGAAGCCGGTGCAGCAGGGGGCGCTGTACGAGGCGCTCGTGTGCGCGCTCGGTATGGAGCTTCCCGCCGGATGGGGGGGGGAGGGGAAGATGAGTGCTTCCCTCTCCTCACCCCTTGTCCTCGTCGTGGAGGACAACGAGGTGAACCAGGAGGTCGGGCGGGGGATGCTGGAGAGCCTCGGGTGCCGGGTTGAGATCGCTGAAAACGGGATCAAGGCGATAGAGGCGGTGCAGCAGAAGGAGTACGATCTCGTCTTCATGGACTGCCAGATGCCGGAGATGGACGGGCTGGAGGCGACGCGCACGATCCGCAGCTGGGAGAAGGGGCGTCGCACCACCATCATCTCCCTTACCGCCTACGCCATGCAGGGTGACAAGGAGCGCTGCCTCGCCGCCGGTGCCGACGACTATCTCACCAAGCCGTTCTCCAGATCGGAGCTCTCCCGTCTCCTGGCCAAATACCTGAACGGCGAGCATACCGCAGGGGGGGAGCGCCCTCCGGCACACGAGGCAGGGCTCAAAGCTCCCACCTCTCGGAACGATGCCGGGGCAGGGACGATCGGAGCTGGAGCTCCGGCCGCACCACCCCCCGCCGCGACCGCGGGTCTGGATCCGCACTCCACCATTCCGATCGCCGCCCGGGAGCACGTGGACCCGTCCATACCTTCCTCGGCTCCCGCACTGGAGATTATCAAGACGCTCCCCGGAAAGCGTGGTATGGAGATCCTCAGGAAGGTGGTGCAACTCTACCTCGACAGTACCCCTACCTTGCTGGAGACGCTGCGTGAAGCGCAATCGGGAGGGGACGCGGAAAAACTGAAGGCCGCGGCACACAGCTTCAAGTCGAGCAGCGCCAACCTCGGTGCGGTCCGCCTTGCTGGCGCCTGCAGCGACCTTGAGGCCCTCGGGCGTGCCGGCTCGACCCAGGGGGCCTTGCCTCTGCTCATGAGGGTGGAAGAGGAGTATCTCGCAGTGCGGGATGCCCTTTCGGGAGGGAGCTTATGCTGA
- a CDS encoding two-component system response regulator, with translation MLTRKVKRSTPLVMVVDDDAAVRLLARETLEHSGYAVVEMQSGKDGLNAFEEVRPDIVLLDVMMPGGVDGFGVCGAIRRSRSGCDTPILMMTGLDDLESINRAYQVGATDFITKPINWFILSYRVSYMLRSSKAMEELRESRAGLAHAQSLAHIGSWEWDLASGEIRCSDEVYNICCAGDERSRNPILESVHKLDREFVESSINQTLERKAPTSFDFRVLLAGSVERTLHAELVPVLDEHSVPVLLTGTVQDITERKRAEEQIRQLAYYDALTGLPNRRFFLQQLEQALHHANRHDKMLAVLFLDLDRFKRVNDTLGHGVGDKLLQDVADRLLRCVRKSDILAVNEEDRAQSGGPPSLVSRLGGDEFTILLSDINHFQDVAKVARRILEAVAMPFLLDGQEIFISTSIGISLYPFDACNAGDLIRNADGAMYQAKEQGRNGYQIYDESMNAKALERIILESQLHRALKEEEFTVYYQPQVSSVTGRVVGLEALVRWQSKERGMVEPGRFLPLAEETGLVVPLDEWVMERACRQHKSWMDAGLPPVTLAVNISGQHFAKNDLLDTVLRVIQTTGMEPTLLELELTEGVLMAHTEKTIATLLALKERGVRLAIDDFGTGFSSLSYLKRFPLDVLKIDRTFIKDIITDPDDAAITRATIEMAHTMKLQVIAEGVETEAQLEFLRINRCDVYQGYLFSRPVPPGDIPPMLANYQDHCGNDLQEICTSVA, from the coding sequence ATGCTGACGCGGAAGGTGAAGAGGAGCACCCCCCTGGTCATGGTCGTCGACGACGATGCCGCGGTACGCCTCCTGGCGCGAGAAACGCTGGAGCACTCGGGGTACGCCGTGGTGGAGATGCAAAGCGGCAAGGATGGGCTGAACGCCTTCGAGGAGGTGAGGCCCGACATCGTTCTCCTCGACGTCATGATGCCCGGCGGCGTGGACGGTTTCGGCGTCTGCGGTGCGATCCGCCGCTCCCGCAGCGGCTGCGACACCCCCATTCTCATGATGACCGGGCTGGACGATCTCGAATCGATCAACCGCGCCTACCAGGTCGGCGCCACCGATTTCATTACCAAGCCGATTAACTGGTTCATCCTGAGCTACCGGGTAAGCTACATGCTGCGCTCCTCGAAGGCCATGGAGGAGTTGCGGGAGAGCAGGGCAGGGCTCGCCCACGCCCAGAGCCTGGCCCACATAGGGAGCTGGGAATGGGACCTCGCCAGCGGAGAGATCCGCTGCTCCGACGAGGTGTACAACATCTGCTGTGCCGGAGACGAGCGGAGCAGGAACCCCATTCTGGAGTCGGTGCACAAGCTCGACCGCGAGTTTGTGGAGAGCTCCATCAACCAGACGCTGGAGAGGAAGGCCCCCACGAGCTTCGACTTTCGCGTGCTCCTGGCCGGCTCGGTGGAGCGCACGCTGCACGCGGAGCTCGTGCCGGTCCTCGACGAGCACTCCGTGCCGGTCCTTCTGACAGGGACGGTGCAGGACATAACGGAGCGCAAGCGTGCCGAGGAGCAGATCCGGCAGCTCGCCTACTACGATGCCCTTACCGGGCTGCCGAACCGGCGCTTCTTCCTGCAGCAGCTGGAGCAGGCACTGCACCATGCGAACAGGCACGACAAGATGCTCGCCGTACTCTTCCTGGACCTGGACCGCTTCAAGCGGGTGAATGACACGCTCGGCCACGGCGTGGGGGACAAGCTCCTGCAGGACGTCGCCGACCGCCTCCTGCGGTGCGTGCGCAAGAGCGACATCCTCGCCGTGAACGAGGAGGACCGGGCCCAGTCGGGAGGCCCCCCCTCCCTGGTGTCCCGCCTCGGCGGCGACGAATTCACCATCCTTCTCTCCGACATCAATCACTTTCAGGATGTGGCGAAGGTGGCCCGGCGCATCCTGGAGGCGGTGGCCATGCCCTTCCTTCTCGACGGGCAGGAAATCTTCATCTCCACCAGCATAGGAATAAGTCTCTACCCCTTCGACGCCTGCAACGCGGGAGACCTGATCAGGAACGCCGACGGGGCGATGTACCAGGCGAAAGAGCAGGGGAGAAACGGCTACCAGATCTACGACGAGTCGATGAACGCGAAGGCGCTGGAGAGGATCATCCTGGAGAGCCAGCTGCACCGCGCCCTGAAGGAAGAGGAATTCACCGTCTACTATCAGCCCCAGGTCTCAAGCGTCACCGGACGCGTCGTCGGTCTGGAGGCGCTGGTACGCTGGCAGAGCAAGGAGCGCGGCATGGTGGAGCCCGGCCGCTTCCTGCCTCTTGCAGAGGAAACGGGGCTGGTCGTGCCGCTCGACGAATGGGTCATGGAGCGCGCCTGCCGCCAGCACAAGAGCTGGATGGACGCGGGACTCCCCCCTGTGACGCTGGCGGTGAATATCTCCGGGCAGCATTTTGCGAAGAACGACCTCCTGGACACCGTCTTGCGCGTCATCCAGACCACCGGAATGGAGCCGACCCTCCTGGAGCTTGAGCTCACCGAGGGGGTGCTGATGGCGCACACCGAGAAGACGATCGCCACCCTCCTTGCCCTGAAGGAGCGCGGGGTGCGCCTCGCCATCGACGACTTCGGCACCGGCTTCTCCTCTCTTTCCTATCTGAAGCGCTTCCCCCTGGACGTCCTGAAGATAGACCGCACCTTCATAAAGGACATCATCACCGATCCCGACGACGCGGCGATCACCCGCGCCACCATCGAAATGGCCCACACCATGAAGCTCCAGGTCATCGCCGAGGGGGTGGAGACGGAGGCGCAGCTCGAGTTTTTGCGCATCAACCGCTGCGACGTCTACCAGGGATACCTCTTCAGCCGGCCGGTCCCCCCCGGTGACATCCCCCCCATGCTGGCGAACTACCAGGACCACTGCGGCAACGACCTGCAGGAGATCTGCACCAGCGTCGCCTGA
- a CDS encoding ammonium transporter, translated as MIRRSVSKLAKTAASGRSASSSFRTVGLSLAKLVLAASLLAAPVAVLAEEQGAPAATATAPAATAPAATAAPAAAAPAAAAAPAEKPKNVDPVLNTGDTAWMLISTALVLFMIPGLALFYGGMVRSKNVLSTMMHSFVAMGIVGVQWAVLGYSLAFGADAGHGLIGDLSKVLLHGLITFKDGNPVFTLFQNVPTETGSIPEYVFAMYQCMFAMITVALISGALAERVKFSAYCVFVLLWTTLVYDPLAHWVWMVDGWLFKKGALDFAGGTVVHLSSGISALAFLLFLGKRRGFPTERMAPHSLPLTLAGVGILWFGWFGFNAGSAIVGVNCADAAGGLAGLALTTTTIAPAAAGLSWMFAEWIHAGKPSALGFGSGVVAGLVIITPAAGFVQPGAAILMGLIGGVVCYGGVMLKAKLKYDDSLDAFGVHGVGGTTGAILTGVFATVGATGLLSGNMGQFVTQLIAVAAAGAYAVIVTLAICFALDKIMGLRVEKEDEIIGLDQTQHSETAYN; from the coding sequence ATGATACGAAGAAGTGTCTCTAAATTGGCTAAGACAGCTGCGTCCGGGCGCAGCGCATCTTCCTCCTTCCGTACCGTCGGACTTTCCCTTGCCAAGCTCGTCCTCGCCGCGAGTCTCCTCGCGGCTCCTGTAGCCGTCCTTGCCGAAGAGCAGGGCGCGCCGGCCGCAACTGCTACCGCCCCCGCCGCGACCGCCCCGGCGGCCACCGCTGCCCCGGCTGCCGCTGCACCGGCTGCAGCCGCCGCTCCGGCCGAGAAGCCGAAAAACGTGGACCCGGTGCTCAATACCGGCGACACCGCATGGATGCTCATCTCCACCGCGCTCGTCCTCTTCATGATTCCCGGCCTCGCGCTCTTCTACGGCGGCATGGTCCGCTCCAAAAACGTCCTCTCCACCATGATGCACTCCTTCGTGGCGATGGGGATCGTCGGGGTGCAGTGGGCGGTGCTCGGCTACTCCCTCGCCTTCGGCGCCGATGCAGGGCACGGCCTCATCGGTGACTTGAGCAAGGTCCTCCTGCACGGCCTGATCACCTTCAAGGACGGCAACCCTGTCTTCACCCTCTTCCAGAATGTCCCCACAGAAACCGGCTCCATCCCCGAATACGTCTTCGCCATGTACCAGTGCATGTTCGCCATGATCACGGTGGCGCTGATCTCCGGCGCCCTCGCCGAGCGTGTGAAGTTCTCCGCCTACTGCGTCTTCGTTCTCCTGTGGACGACCCTGGTGTACGATCCGCTCGCTCACTGGGTCTGGATGGTGGACGGCTGGCTCTTCAAGAAGGGGGCGCTCGACTTCGCAGGCGGTACCGTCGTTCACCTCTCCTCCGGTATCTCCGCCCTTGCGTTCCTCCTCTTCCTCGGCAAGCGCCGCGGCTTCCCCACGGAGCGGATGGCTCCGCACAGCCTGCCGCTGACACTCGCCGGCGTCGGCATCCTCTGGTTCGGCTGGTTCGGCTTCAACGCAGGTTCGGCCATCGTCGGGGTGAACTGCGCTGATGCGGCAGGGGGGCTCGCCGGCCTCGCCCTCACCACCACGACGATTGCACCGGCTGCTGCCGGCCTCTCCTGGATGTTCGCCGAGTGGATCCACGCAGGGAAGCCTTCCGCCCTCGGCTTTGGCTCCGGCGTCGTGGCGGGCCTCGTTATCATCACACCTGCAGCCGGTTTCGTACAGCCGGGTGCCGCGATCCTCATGGGGCTCATCGGCGGCGTGGTCTGCTACGGCGGCGTGATGCTGAAAGCGAAGCTGAAATACGACGACTCCCTCGATGCCTTCGGCGTCCACGGCGTAGGTGGCACCACCGGCGCCATCCTGACCGGCGTCTTCGCCACCGTCGGCGCTACCGGGCTCCTCTCCGGCAACATGGGGCAGTTCGTCACCCAGCTGATTGCGGTTGCCGCAGCAGGGGCCTACGCAGTCATCGTCACCCTGGCGATCTGCTTCGCTCTCGACAAGATCATGGGGCTCAGGGTCGAGAAGGAAGACGAGATCATCGGCCTCGACCAGACGCAGCACTCCGAGACCGCCTACAACTAG